In Massilia antarctica, the following are encoded in one genomic region:
- a CDS encoding carbohydrate-binding module family 20 domain-containing protein has translation MTSPRKSPLVRSLIAAGILFGAAAGQAGAAAFNAPDTSVQMFRWKWNDIARECTNWLGPQGYGAVQVSPPQASASLGTWWDIYQPVNFTSLGSNMGTEAEFQSMITTCHAARVRVYADVVVNHMAAGAGTATNGSAWNAATLSYPNFSGQDFHPACDIQGGDYGSPGNRNGVINCRLSGLPDLKSESSYVQGQVRIFFNKLVAMGVDGLRIDAAKHMAPGDIGAILAGTNRTTTSGEALWLTQEVIPDNNVVRSGYFGNGTLNEFQYAYALKAVFRNENGASLAQIRSIMGTPGNWGGTWGFVPGDKATVFVNNWDTERNGSSLVASNYVAGQVNDTQGSKRYDLANIFMLAWPYGHAQVHSGFRFNSYDQGPPAASPFDANGNPLINQSWDFIHRWSDIANMVAFRAATSGQGIDQFVNGTPNQIAFARGSKGFVAINNDGAAWNASLQTLLPAGTYCNVVTGKLNAAQTACSGDSVTVGSNGIVSVSIPGNGGASVPALALHVNQKVSGGGGGTTPPACSTVAVTFRVANANTVPGQNVHVTGKRNELGNWSATNGNQLAIEGSGANAAWSRTLQLPPSTAIEYKFLKHGAVADVWERNQASASGNRQATSPACGAPALVLDAGSFAF, from the coding sequence ATGACATCACCTCGCAAATCGCCCCTGGTACGCTCGCTGATCGCCGCCGGCATCCTGTTCGGCGCCGCCGCCGGCCAGGCTGGCGCGGCCGCCTTCAATGCCCCGGATACCTCGGTCCAGATGTTCCGCTGGAAGTGGAACGATATCGCGCGCGAGTGCACCAACTGGCTCGGCCCGCAGGGCTACGGCGCGGTCCAGGTATCGCCGCCGCAGGCCTCGGCCAGCCTGGGCACCTGGTGGGACATTTACCAGCCGGTCAACTTCACTTCGCTGGGCAGCAACATGGGGACCGAAGCCGAATTCCAGTCGATGATCACGACCTGCCACGCCGCCAGGGTGCGCGTGTATGCGGACGTGGTGGTCAACCACATGGCGGCCGGCGCCGGCACCGCCACCAACGGGTCGGCCTGGAACGCCGCCACGCTGAGCTACCCCAACTTCAGCGGCCAGGATTTTCATCCGGCCTGCGACATCCAGGGCGGCGACTACGGCTCGCCGGGCAACCGCAACGGCGTGATCAACTGCCGCCTGAGCGGCTTGCCCGACCTCAAGTCCGAGAGCAGCTACGTCCAGGGCCAGGTGCGCATCTTCTTCAACAAGCTGGTGGCGATGGGTGTGGACGGCCTGCGCATCGACGCGGCCAAGCACATGGCGCCAGGCGACATCGGCGCCATCCTGGCAGGCACCAACCGCACCACCACCTCGGGCGAAGCGCTGTGGCTCACGCAAGAGGTCATCCCCGATAACAACGTGGTGCGCTCGGGCTACTTCGGCAATGGCACCCTGAACGAATTCCAGTACGCGTACGCGCTCAAAGCCGTGTTCCGCAACGAAAACGGCGCGAGTCTGGCGCAAATCCGCAGCATCATGGGCACGCCGGGCAACTGGGGCGGGACCTGGGGCTTCGTGCCGGGCGACAAGGCGACTGTGTTCGTCAACAACTGGGACACCGAACGCAACGGCAGTTCTCTGGTGGCCAGCAACTATGTGGCGGGGCAGGTCAACGATACCCAGGGCAGCAAGCGCTACGACCTGGCCAATATCTTCATGCTGGCGTGGCCGTACGGGCATGCGCAGGTGCACTCCGGCTTTCGCTTCAACAGCTACGACCAGGGCCCGCCGGCGGCCAGCCCCTTCGATGCGAACGGCAATCCACTGATCAATCAATCGTGGGATTTCATCCACCGCTGGTCCGACATTGCGAATATGGTGGCCTTCCGCGCGGCCACGTCCGGCCAGGGTATCGATCAATTCGTCAACGGCACCCCGAACCAGATTGCGTTTGCGCGCGGCAGCAAGGGCTTTGTCGCCATCAACAATGACGGGGCGGCGTGGAATGCATCCCTGCAAACCTTGCTGCCGGCGGGGACGTACTGCAATGTCGTGACAGGCAAGCTCAATGCCGCGCAGACAGCGTGCAGCGGCGACAGTGTAACGGTGGGCAGCAATGGCATCGTCAGCGTGAGCATTCCGGGCAACGGCGGCGCCAGCGTGCCGGCGCTGGCCTTGCATGTGAATCAGAAGGTCAGCGGCGGCGGTGGCGGGACCACGCCGCCAGCGTGCAGCACCGTGGCGGTGACCTTCCGCGTGGCCAATGCGAATACGGTGCCGGGACAGAACGTGCATGTGACGGGCAAGCGCAACGAACTGGGCAACTGGAGCGCGACCAACGGCAACCAGCTGGCGATCGAAGGCAGCGGCGCCAATGCGGCGTGGTCGCGCACCTTGCAATTGCCGCCGTCAACCGCGATCGAGTACAAATTCCTCAAGCATGGCGCGGTGGCGGATGTGTGGGAACGCAACCAGGCCAGCGCCAGCGGCAATCGCCAGGCCACCAGTCCGGCGTGCGGAGCGCCGGCGCTGGTGCTCGATGCGGGCAGTTTCGCGTTTTAA
- a CDS encoding DUF1565 domain-containing protein gives MNPSRPHQPLLLTALLAGLGLSLPAGAAPASATYHYYVASDGSDANPGTSTQPFETIARASRVALPGTTVHVAPGTYAGGFRTMMSGTAERRIAYVSTVRGGARLVPPRGSTTKMAWENRGDFVDIVGFQVDGRNGHGGVRWTYGIYNAGSSALIRHNHVHHVGQDVPCTSASAAGISIDSYYKGRLGTVTGNTVHDIGPTDCRFVQGINMSTSGKITNNVLFAIGGAAIQMWHDATNVVVSHNTIALSMTGILVGGGDPYYIKGPNDFTAVHNNIVYDNKYGISEQGATGLHNSYRNNLVYLNAAADWQLNNGLLHSGTVAQAPQFRRYGKGGLPDFRLRPSSPAVGKGSAELATQDDIAGKTRARESGIDIGAYQR, from the coding sequence ATGAACCCATCCAGGCCCCACCAACCCCTCCTGCTGACAGCATTGCTTGCCGGCCTTGGGCTATCCCTCCCGGCAGGCGCCGCCCCGGCGAGCGCCACCTACCACTACTACGTTGCAAGCGACGGCTCGGACGCCAATCCGGGCACCTCCACCCAGCCCTTCGAAACCATCGCGCGCGCGTCGCGGGTGGCACTGCCCGGCACCACCGTGCACGTGGCGCCGGGCACGTACGCGGGCGGCTTTCGCACCATGATGAGCGGCACCGCCGAGCGCCGCATTGCCTACGTCTCGACCGTGCGCGGCGGCGCGCGCCTGGTGCCGCCGCGCGGCTCGACCACGAAGATGGCGTGGGAGAACCGCGGCGACTTCGTCGATATCGTCGGCTTCCAGGTGGATGGGCGCAACGGCCACGGCGGGGTGCGCTGGACCTACGGCATCTACAACGCCGGCTCCAGCGCCCTGATCCGCCACAACCACGTGCACCATGTGGGCCAGGACGTGCCCTGCACCAGCGCCAGCGCGGCCGGCATCAGCATCGACAGCTACTACAAGGGCCGCCTCGGCACGGTGACCGGCAACACCGTGCACGACATCGGCCCCACCGATTGCCGCTTCGTCCAGGGCATCAACATGAGCACCAGCGGCAAAATCACCAACAATGTGCTGTTTGCCATCGGCGGCGCGGCGATCCAGATGTGGCACGACGCCACCAACGTGGTCGTGAGCCACAACACGATCGCCCTCTCGATGACGGGCATCCTGGTCGGCGGTGGCGACCCCTACTACATCAAGGGGCCGAACGATTTCACCGCCGTGCATAACAACATCGTCTACGACAACAAATACGGCATTTCCGAACAGGGCGCGACAGGCCTGCACAACAGCTATCGCAACAACCTGGTGTACCTGAATGCCGCCGCCGACTGGCAGTTGAACAATGGCTTGCTGCACAGCGGCACGGTGGCGCAAGCGCCCCAGTTCCGGCGTTACGGCAAGGGCGGCCTCCCCGATTTCCGCCTGCGCCCCAGCTCGCCCGCCGTGGGCAAGGGCAGCGCCGAACTCGCCACGCAGGACGACATCGCCGGCAAGACGCGCGCCAGGGAAAGTGGCATCGATATCGGGGCTTACCAGCGTTAG
- a CDS encoding cation:proton antiporter, which translates to MTTTHWFILIGCLMLARGLMATSISRLPFTSAIVYLGVGLVLGPMVLGIFSFSPVEQSHLLETLTEIAVLVSLFSAGVKMPVPISRQRWMPAIRLAWVSMSLSVGLIAAFCYFVLGLPLGAGVLLGAILAPTDPVLATDVQVRHPDDRDRLRFTLTCEAGMNDGSAFPFVMLGLGLLGAYDLGGMGWRWVLVDVLWATLAAIAIGTLGGAALGRLGWMLRGKDPKHEVLDDLVGLGLIAVVYGLSVIFVAWGFLAVFFAGVALRQTELVLSGAHKDRQGLLVPERSKDDPGAAATPADLPLTVSAESLVFKEHLERLSELTLVLLLGGMVSLHDWNWRSIGTALFLFVVARPLSVMIGLLGSDSSMRIRGITAWFGVRGIGSLYYLMYALNHGLPVSLSRELIQITIVAIMLSIVVHGTSVKPLLDRFWRKKQT; encoded by the coding sequence ATGACGACTACCCATTGGTTTATCCTGATCGGCTGCCTGATGCTGGCGCGGGGCTTGATGGCGACCAGTATTTCGCGCCTGCCGTTCACTTCGGCCATCGTCTACCTTGGTGTCGGCCTCGTCCTGGGCCCCATGGTGCTGGGCATCTTTTCCTTCAGTCCCGTCGAGCAATCGCACCTGCTCGAAACCCTCACCGAAATCGCCGTGCTCGTGTCCCTGTTCTCGGCCGGCGTGAAAATGCCGGTGCCGATCTCGCGCCAGCGCTGGATGCCAGCCATCCGCCTGGCCTGGGTGTCGATGAGCCTGAGCGTGGGTCTGATCGCCGCCTTCTGCTACTTCGTGCTGGGCTTGCCGCTGGGCGCCGGCGTGCTGCTCGGCGCCATCCTCGCCCCCACCGATCCGGTCCTGGCCACCGACGTCCAGGTGCGCCATCCCGACGACCGCGACAGGCTGCGCTTCACCCTCACCTGCGAAGCGGGCATGAACGATGGCTCGGCCTTTCCCTTCGTGATGCTCGGTCTTGGCCTGCTCGGGGCCTACGACCTGGGCGGCATGGGCTGGCGCTGGGTGCTGGTCGACGTGCTGTGGGCCACCCTGGCCGCGATCGCCATCGGCACCCTCGGCGGCGCGGCGCTGGGCCGGCTTGGCTGGATGCTGCGCGGCAAAGATCCCAAGCACGAGGTGCTCGACGACCTCGTCGGACTGGGCTTGATCGCCGTCGTCTACGGCCTGAGCGTGATTTTCGTTGCCTGGGGCTTTTTGGCCGTGTTTTTCGCCGGTGTGGCCCTGCGCCAGACCGAACTGGTGTTGTCGGGCGCCCACAAGGACCGCCAGGGCTTGCTGGTGCCCGAACGCAGCAAGGACGATCCGGGCGCTGCGGCGACGCCAGCCGACCTGCCGCTCACCGTCAGCGCCGAGTCGCTGGTGTTCAAGGAGCATCTGGAAAGGCTGTCCGAACTGACCCTGGTCCTGCTGCTCGGCGGCATGGTGTCGCTGCACGACTGGAACTGGCGCAGCATCGGCACGGCCCTGTTCCTGTTCGTCGTGGCAAGGCCGCTGAGCGTGATGATCGGCCTGCTTGGCTCGGACAGTTCGATGCGCATCCGCGGCATCACCGCCTGGTTCGGCGTGCGCGGCATCGGCTCCCTGTATTACCTGATGTACGCCCTCAACCACGGCTTGCCGGTCTCGCTGTCGCGCGAGTTGATCCAGATCACGATCGTTGCCATCATGCTCTCCATCGTGGTGCACGGCACCAGCGTCAAGCCACTGCTCGACCGCTTCTGGCGCAAAAAACAGACATAA
- a CDS encoding pesticin C-terminus-like muramidase: MARKISSPPLPAKIEENLPEYDKYELQGQRDLIAQAKECAVSAKIAKVEIEKLNRQKAGLNKKSQDSTALSEEINKKIEIYNGAAIKKCHLYQPGCVPSTDSKKIISPKAMGEDLNKNYGTKIDFERLSIFEGGEHTVAYIPWWPYLKNDRPKIIFYKNTPSKNIPRLAGNYGGKPENRSGTTIGIGVDLGQASAEEFLKKMKKRNTGAQKISDAELIELHEKIKPYFQKFGGEACQFLREHPLTLNAKESHFLNKVAHDDALQKTISDYKFIADKKGGKKFTDLPVEQQTALFSNGYQQGTASPALINAIIHESRKEIPVKLREHAYLYASMLKKEKK, encoded by the coding sequence ATGGCGCGTAAAATATCATCTCCTCCACTGCCGGCTAAAATTGAAGAAAATCTGCCCGAATACGATAAGTACGAACTCCAAGGTCAACGAGATCTAATTGCGCAAGCAAAAGAGTGCGCTGTCAGTGCGAAAATAGCTAAAGTAGAAATCGAGAAATTAAATAGGCAAAAAGCCGGTCTCAATAAAAAGAGCCAGGATTCAACCGCCTTATCTGAAGAAATCAATAAAAAAATAGAAATTTACAACGGAGCCGCGATCAAGAAATGTCATTTATACCAACCTGGCTGCGTGCCTTCCACTGATTCAAAAAAAATTATCAGTCCCAAAGCGATGGGGGAGGATCTGAATAAAAACTATGGGACAAAAATAGATTTTGAACGATTATCAATTTTTGAGGGAGGCGAGCATACCGTCGCGTATATTCCATGGTGGCCCTATTTAAAAAATGACCGTCCGAAAATTATATTTTACAAAAATACGCCGTCAAAAAATATTCCGAGGCTCGCCGGAAACTATGGCGGGAAACCCGAAAATCGATCCGGAACGACCATCGGAATCGGTGTCGACTTGGGACAAGCTTCAGCGGAAGAGTTCTTGAAAAAAATGAAAAAAAGAAATACTGGAGCACAAAAAATTTCTGATGCTGAATTGATTGAATTGCATGAAAAAATTAAGCCATATTTTCAAAAATTTGGTGGAGAGGCGTGCCAATTTTTGCGCGAGCATCCATTGACGTTAAACGCGAAGGAATCCCATTTCCTTAACAAGGTTGCCCATGATGATGCATTGCAGAAGACAATCAGTGATTATAAGTTTATTGCCGATAAAAAAGGCGGTAAAAAATTTACGGATTTGCCTGTTGAGCAACAGACGGCGTTGTTTTCAAACGGATATCAACAAGGGACTGCCAGCCCGGCATTGATAAATGCGATTATTCACGAGAGCAGGAAGGAGATACCGGTGAAATTGCGCGAGCATGCATATCTATATGCATCGATGCTGAAGAAAGAAAAAAAATGA
- a CDS encoding DUF4123 domain-containing protein: protein MMANDAARHALHRLLSERSETLYALYDAAADNSLLADLQRDGLTHECLYSGTKAITLRNVAPYLIPCAQFQSNVAGFIDQVWRRGVTMLVESGAGCEALKIQLKKNSFVRNSQGTDCYFRYYDARAFGRFVRMATNDQLSEFFGSACLTVYFDDAGSGKIIALAGKKKTLISRIFDPSAMQFNVSDIDTNQ from the coding sequence ATGATGGCGAACGATGCTGCCCGTCATGCGCTTCACCGGCTGCTCAGCGAGCGCAGTGAGACCTTGTATGCCTTGTACGACGCAGCGGCGGACAACAGCCTGCTGGCCGATTTGCAGCGCGATGGTCTGACCCACGAGTGCCTGTATAGCGGCACCAAGGCAATCACCTTGCGCAATGTGGCGCCTTATCTGATCCCCTGCGCGCAGTTTCAGTCGAATGTAGCGGGATTCATTGACCAAGTCTGGCGCCGTGGGGTGACGATGCTGGTGGAGTCCGGGGCGGGGTGCGAGGCACTCAAAATTCAATTGAAAAAGAATAGCTTCGTCAGGAATAGCCAGGGAACGGATTGCTACTTCCGCTACTACGACGCGCGAGCCTTCGGGCGCTTTGTGCGGATGGCGACCAACGACCAGTTGAGCGAGTTTTTTGGAAGTGCGTGCCTGACGGTCTACTTTGACGATGCCGGCAGCGGGAAAATTATCGCCCTGGCAGGGAAGAAGAAAACGCTCATCAGCAGAATTTTCGATCCCAGCGCGATGCAGTTTAATGTAAGCGACATCGATACCAATCAATAG
- a CDS encoding PAAR domain-containing protein, with product MPAVINVFRSEEASAMGKPSARQTDDVAHPRGSGAILEGSGNVMIGNLPAARIGDKVQHNGARDTIVEGEKTVLINGKPAACMSDRVSCHGIVTGGCMTVLFGKDRDETCLIDAAQAGAMTVQPGNR from the coding sequence GTGCCGGCGGTCATTAACGTTTTTCGATCCGAGGAGGCGTCAGCAATGGGAAAACCATCAGCCAGGCAAACAGATGACGTCGCGCATCCACGCGGAAGTGGCGCCATTCTGGAAGGTAGCGGGAATGTGATGATCGGGAACCTGCCTGCGGCGCGCATCGGCGACAAGGTTCAGCATAACGGCGCTAGGGATACCATTGTCGAGGGCGAGAAAACGGTCCTGATTAACGGCAAGCCGGCGGCGTGCATGAGCGACAGGGTCAGTTGCCATGGCATCGTCACCGGCGGCTGCATGACAGTGTTGTTCGGGAAGGACCGGGACGAGACCTGCCTCATCGACGCCGCTCAAGCTGGCGCGATGACGGTGCAACCCGGGAATCGATGA
- a CDS encoding DUF4142 domain-containing protein translates to MLKTTLIKCVLGAAVATAFAMPVASYAGTGAATMNTPAASALNKGDQKIVADMARANMAEIEAGKLALTKSENAEVKTFAQQMIDDHTKALGDVTQLAQTKGVTLPTELDSKHKALAAKLGKLSGDAFDKVYMGQAGVGDHKAVHAALKKFESKAKDPDVKALAAKMLPTVEQHLHSASGMVPAKGSKPK, encoded by the coding sequence ATGCTGAAAACGACTTTGATCAAATGTGTTTTGGGCGCCGCTGTTGCCACCGCTTTCGCCATGCCGGTCGCCAGCTACGCCGGGACGGGCGCAGCAACCATGAACACGCCCGCGGCGAGCGCGCTGAACAAGGGCGACCAGAAAATCGTGGCCGACATGGCCCGCGCCAACATGGCGGAAATCGAGGCCGGCAAGCTGGCGCTGACCAAGAGCGAGAACGCGGAAGTCAAAACGTTCGCGCAGCAAATGATCGACGACCACACCAAGGCGCTGGGCGACGTGACGCAACTGGCCCAAACCAAGGGTGTCACGCTCCCGACCGAGCTCGACAGCAAACACAAGGCACTGGCCGCCAAGCTGGGCAAGCTGAGCGGCGACGCATTCGACAAGGTGTACATGGGCCAGGCGGGCGTGGGCGATCACAAGGCCGTGCACGCGGCGCTGAAAAAATTCGAATCCAAGGCCAAGGACCCGGACGTCAAAGCCCTGGCCGCCAAGATGCTGCCAACGGTGGAACAGCACCTGCATTCGGCCAGCGGCATGGTGCCTGCCAAGGGCAGCAAACCCAAGTAA
- a CDS encoding type VI secretion system Vgr family protein yields MSEAPHSLRDLISDRQHDRLLRLSFPHDDGPAAQLLVNSLDASEALSRPFEYIVELLSDKPDIPLKSLQGKMLCVQLVRKDGSMRYFTGRVFGFSLKTVDGGVSYYEARLGPWYNYLGMRKDNYLFHNTTLYQQTASIFSDYGKVADWDWRVSGADTVMTDACQFGETDSNYLERRWARAGILYWFEHTEHGHKLVLSDDSTSAPAIDGDPDVPFQRHGGSAEEDGIGEWSPVRQITQASVALASYDFKTGRPATTSLPTVQQQGDVLDIESYDYAGAYGFKDSGNAREVAQRQIEALEAGAKQFDGSGNNRHAMPGRWFRLSGHFDAATSGDDAQAREFLITEVHHSASNNYHRQAATPSHYENRLKAIRKIITWRPPRGHNSSDTRIHGIQTATVVGPAGEEIHTDEYGRVRVQFHWDRAGINDEKSSTWLRVATPWAGANFGMTTIPRIGTEVLVQFMDGNPDRPIITGMVPNVNTMPPWTLPDNKTQSGILTRSTPGGSYDNANALRFEDKKGAEQLWLHAEKDQLTEVEHDEDKWVGNDRRKTIDRDETSHIKRDRTETVDRDETIMVHHDRTETVDHDETITVHHNRSERVDHNETISVGDHRDEDVGKNETIHIGQNRTEAVGQNERITIGKNRDKDVRNNESDKIGKNWSIKVARVKKEHIGMANLENIGLARMTNIGIAYSLIVGMVRNTAVGMVDLLTVGKSRKVTVGESQETSIGKTETRTIGQSHVTSVGEHLELVCGAAKIVLRSDGSIFLQGTQIHLQGSAQINADGGLVQLNCGAAKAAPAAPEAKKEAPADTTAAGSSLVDCGGPCAGGIGAGLEKLMSGEMSPLAVFKELKNLAQTAKAVKNRDVGAIVNVVGPVAGGAAAVIKGSGKGAGGH; encoded by the coding sequence ATGAGCGAAGCGCCGCACAGCCTGCGCGATCTCATCAGCGATCGCCAGCACGACCGCCTTCTGCGGCTGTCGTTTCCGCACGACGATGGTCCGGCCGCGCAGTTGCTGGTCAACTCGCTCGACGCGTCCGAAGCGCTATCCCGGCCGTTTGAATACATCGTCGAGCTGCTGTCGGACAAGCCGGATATCCCGCTCAAGAGCCTGCAGGGAAAAATGCTGTGCGTGCAGCTGGTACGCAAGGATGGCAGCATGCGCTATTTCACCGGCCGGGTTTTCGGGTTCAGCCTCAAGACGGTGGACGGCGGCGTGTCGTATTACGAGGCGCGGCTGGGGCCCTGGTACAACTATCTGGGCATGCGCAAGGATAACTACCTGTTTCACAACACCACGCTGTACCAGCAGACCGCCAGCATTTTCAGCGACTACGGTAAGGTGGCCGACTGGGACTGGCGCGTCAGTGGCGCGGACACCGTCATGACCGATGCCTGCCAGTTCGGTGAAACCGACAGCAATTACCTGGAGCGGCGCTGGGCAAGGGCGGGTATCCTTTATTGGTTCGAGCATACGGAACATGGCCACAAACTGGTGCTCTCGGATGATTCGACCAGCGCGCCGGCGATCGATGGCGATCCGGATGTGCCATTTCAGCGGCATGGCGGATCGGCCGAAGAAGATGGCATCGGCGAATGGTCGCCGGTCCGCCAGATCACGCAGGCAAGCGTGGCGCTGGCATCCTATGACTTCAAGACCGGCCGGCCGGCGACGACCTCCTTGCCAACCGTGCAGCAACAGGGCGATGTGCTCGATATCGAGTCGTATGACTATGCGGGAGCCTACGGCTTCAAGGACAGCGGCAATGCACGCGAGGTGGCACAGCGCCAGATCGAGGCCCTTGAAGCGGGCGCAAAGCAGTTCGATGGCAGCGGCAATAACCGCCACGCCATGCCCGGCCGCTGGTTTAGGCTATCCGGACATTTTGATGCCGCGACGTCCGGCGACGATGCGCAGGCGCGCGAATTCCTGATCACCGAAGTGCATCACAGCGCGAGCAATAACTACCACCGCCAGGCGGCAACGCCATCGCACTACGAAAACAGGCTCAAGGCGATCCGCAAGATTATCACCTGGCGGCCGCCGCGCGGGCATAACAGCAGCGACACCCGCATTCACGGCATCCAGACGGCCACCGTGGTCGGTCCGGCCGGTGAAGAGATCCACACCGACGAATACGGGCGCGTACGGGTGCAATTCCACTGGGACCGCGCGGGAATCAACGACGAGAAAAGCTCCACATGGCTGCGCGTTGCAACGCCATGGGCGGGTGCCAATTTCGGCATGACTACCATTCCGCGCATCGGAACCGAAGTGCTGGTGCAGTTCATGGATGGCAATCCGGATCGGCCGATCATCACCGGCATGGTCCCGAATGTGAATACCATGCCGCCCTGGACACTGCCCGATAACAAGACCCAGTCCGGCATCCTGACGCGCTCCACACCGGGCGGGAGTTACGACAACGCCAATGCGCTGCGTTTCGAGGACAAGAAAGGCGCGGAGCAGCTCTGGCTGCACGCCGAAAAGGACCAACTGACCGAAGTCGAGCACGATGAAGATAAATGGGTCGGCAATGACCGGCGCAAAACCATCGACCGCGACGAGACCAGTCATATCAAGCGTGACCGCACGGAAACCGTCGACCGCGATGAAACCATCATGGTCCATCACGACCGAACCGAAACGGTCGACCATGATGAAACCATCACCGTTCATCACAACCGAAGCGAGCGGGTCGACCATAACGAAACGATCAGCGTTGGCGACCATCGCGACGAGGACGTGGGCAAGAATGAAACGATCCACATCGGCCAGAACCGCACCGAGGCGGTCGGACAGAACGAGCGCATCACGATCGGGAAGAACCGCGACAAGGACGTTCGCAATAACGAGTCCGACAAGATCGGCAAGAACTGGTCGATCAAGGTGGCCCGCGTGAAGAAGGAACATATCGGCATGGCCAACCTGGAGAATATCGGGCTGGCGCGCATGACCAATATTGGCATCGCGTATTCGCTGATCGTGGGGATGGTGCGCAATACGGCTGTAGGCATGGTTGATCTGCTGACGGTTGGTAAATCGCGCAAGGTGACGGTGGGCGAGAGCCAGGAAACCAGCATCGGCAAAACGGAGACCAGAACCATCGGCCAGAGTCATGTCACTTCGGTCGGCGAGCATCTGGAACTGGTGTGCGGCGCGGCCAAGATTGTCTTGCGCAGCGATGGCAGCATCTTTTTGCAGGGTACCCAGATTCATTTGCAGGGCAGTGCCCAGATCAATGCCGATGGCGGCCTGGTGCAGCTCAATTGCGGCGCTGCGAAGGCTGCGCCAGCCGCTCCCGAGGCGAAAAAGGAAGCCCCTGCCGACACGACGGCGGCAGGTTCTTCGCTGGTTGATTGTGGAGGTCCCTGCGCGGGCGGAATCGGCGCCGGCCTGGAAAAATTGATGAGCGGGGAAATGAGTCCGCTGGCCGTATTCAAGGAACTCAAGAATCTCGCCCAGACAGCGAAAGCGGTCAAAAACCGCGACGTTGGCGCGATTGTGAATGTGGTTGGACCGGTGGCTGGCGGTGCGGCGGCTGTGATCAAGGGCAGCGGCAAGGGTGCCGGCGGTCATTAA